DNA sequence from the Thalassotalea sp. 273M-4 genome:
GATTAAAAATGACGAATTCTCGCAGTCTTTTTAGTCAATTAGTCTAAAAGACAGTAAATTTAATTTTTTATGAGCAACAAGTTAAAGCTAAGCCTTTTATTTTGATGTTTAAATAAATTCAGGACCACGAGTTTTCAAAAATGGAAACTTGCTGGAAAAAGTTAAATAGCAATTGGTTGGGAACTATGTCCAAAATAAGCAAGAAAAGCCTAATCGCTTCGTCGATTATTGGCGCCTTAGCTCTGGCAGGCAGCAATATTGCTTCTGCAAGCAGCCTAAAAGAACTTCAACAAGCGGAAGCTACCATCGTTAAAGCTTCAGTGAAGTCACAACAGAAAATCAACAGTCTTTATGAACAATCTCAGGAATTACTTGCTGAGTACCGTACAGTTGTTGACGAAACTGAAAACCTTAAAGTTTATAATGACCACGTACAGCGTTTGGTTAACGACCAACAAGCAGGTATCGATTCATTAGAGCGTCAAATCAGCACGATTGCGGAAACTAAGAAAGGTGTTGTTCCTTTAATGTACCAAATGATTGATGCATTAGAGCAATTCATTGCCTTAGACGTTCCAGTTAACGTTAAAGACCGTGAAGAGCGTCTTGAGCGCCTTAAAGATGTTATGTCTCGTCAAGGTATCTCAGTAGCTGAACAATTCCGTCTAGTACTTGAAGCGTACGAAATTGAAGCCGACTACGGTTCAATGTTCTCTGCTTACCAAGGTGAGCTAGACTTCGAAGGTCAAACTATCACTGTTGACTTCGCGCACCTAGGTCGTACTGTTCTAGTGGCACAGTCTTTAGACTTGAAAAACGCTTGGATTTACGATCACAGCGATCGT
Encoded proteins:
- a CDS encoding DUF3450 domain-containing protein, which translates into the protein MSKKSLIASSIIGALALAGSNIASASSLKELQQAEATIVKASVKSQQKINSLYEQSQELLAEYRTVVDETENLKVYNDHVQRLVNDQQAGIDSLERQISTIAETKKGVVPLMYQMIDALEQFIALDVPVNVKDREERLERLKDVMSRQGISVAEQFRLVLEAYEIEADYGSMFSAYQGELDFEGQTITVDFAHLGRTVLVAQSLDLKNAWIYDHSDRTWKALGDEFLSPITKTIRMARKQTAPDLIKLPVYAVGAGQ